GCTGGAGTCGCATTTCATGATGGCATCACACACCAAAGCATGTATTCCCCCGCTTTCAAGACCTAGTACCGATGGCCGAAACATAGCTTCAGGGCCTCGAAAACGCTCGTTGGTCAGGTTGATTACCTGCCCATCAGGAAGCTCGTGCGAGATTTCATGAAGCTGAAACGTAGGATCTGACTCCCTTTCCACCCACAATCGTGTCTCGTTCTCAAAGTCAAACGCAGTGTAACAACGCAAATGTTTGATGttctcgacaacctcgtGCTCACTCGTGGTGGGGACGAAGTTGTGGCCGCTTTCTCTCAGGAGCTTGATCATGTAATCGGTAATGTGACGTCCACCGAGGTCAAGTCTTCTTATCGCATCTCGGACTGGGACTCCAAGCCCTTCATGGCCACCATGTACTAGTGGAACTGCGTGGGTCACGCTATCCCCAGATTCAACCACGAGCCCCGTAGTCCTTCCCATGCCGTAGAGTGCCAGCGATGGGTTAAGTGCCACATAGAAGGCAGGAACGTTGAATGTTTCAAAGATGATTTGTGTCATTTTTTCCCTGGAAGAACAGTCAGTTTTTCCGTCAGGTTAACTAGGTCAGATAGTGGCAGCTTACTTGCTGGTATCAGGAGTGAAAAGAGCATGTTCCATCAAAATGGGGTGCTCGTGGGGCTCAACACGCAGTTCGTGGTAGAGTGCATGATGCCATATTGCTTCAACGTCCTGCCAGTCTGT
The sequence above is a segment of the Podospora pseudoanserina strain CBS 124.78 chromosome 5, whole genome shotgun sequence genome. Coding sequences within it:
- a CDS encoding hypothetical protein (EggNog:ENOG5038C0D; COG:Z) is translated as MDMEDTAPAIVIDTGSLIMKAGFAGDEYPTTVFRMYLKRSNTETEELLTSAPASVVGRPKDHKTSADVCGKENYVGDEAQSKRGILELCYPIEQGVITDWQDVEAIWHHALYHELRVEPHEHPILMEHALFTPDTSKEKMTQIIFETFNVPAFYVALNPSLALYGMGRTTGLVVESGDSVTHAVPLVHGGHEGLGVPVRDAIRRLDLGGRHITDYMIKLLRESGHNFVPTTSEHEVVENIKHLRCYTAFDFENETRLWVERESDPTFQLHEISHELPDGQVINLTNERFRGPEAMFRPSVLGLESGGIHALVCDAIMKCDSSIQKELFGSIFLAGGNMMFSGLANRLQKEIVEMAPSYMSVKVVVSPGMKYLTWVGGSVLASLSTFEDMCISSQEYDEMGPSGVHRKCLA